In Chryseobacterium gleum, a single genomic region encodes these proteins:
- a CDS encoding CusA/CzcA family heavy metal efflux RND transporter, producing the protein MLNKIIEFSVKNKLIIALFTVGLVLFGVYETTKLPIDAQPDITNNQVQIITTAPSYGAADIERLVTFPIEQATSNISGITELRSFSRFGLSLVTVVFDDNTDVYWARQQVQERLQLVQDNIPAGIGKPELGPISTGLGEIFQYVVRAKKGYENVYDETELRTIQDWVVRRQLLGTKGVADVSSFGGKLKQYEIAINPNQLQAFNININDVFAALEKNNQNTGGAYIEKKETVLFIRSEGLLGSTEDIGKIQVAETQEGIPVHIKDVASVKIGYATRYGAMTYNDTGEVSGAIVLMLKGENANVVIGNIKERLEKIQESLPEGVVIEPFLDRAKMVNNTISTVKTNLMEGALIVVFILVLFLGNFRAGLLVASVIPLAMLFAIIMMNIFGVGGNLMSLGALDFGLIVDGAVIIVEAVLHQLAHKKHFGKDNMLSKREMDDQVSGSATKMVNSAVFGQIIILIVYLPIFTLQGIEGKMFKPMAQTVAFALIGAFILSLTYIPMMSSLVLSRKKKEKENISDRVMGKVETGHQKLLMKALKYRKTIILSVLILFAGAVFTLSRMGGEFIPSLEEGDFAVEMRILQGSNINETKKATTQAGHILLTQFPEVEKVVTKIGSAEIPTEPMPMDAGDIIIVLKPKKEWTSAKTFPELSDKMSKALSVIPGLTTSFQFPVQMRFNELMTGARQDVVCKIYGEDLDSLASYAKKMGSIINTVKGAQDLYIEPVVGAPQVVIDYNRSELSRYNISVADINRVINMAFAGQTAGALYEGEKKFDIVVRMDNEHKKDITSIQNLLVPTTSGEQIPLSQLAKVEFKNSPNQIQREDTKRRIIVGFNVRGRDVQSIVEELQQKAGKSLKLSPGYTVSYGGAFENLNEAKARLGVAVPISLVMIFLLLFFAFGSVKHSLLIYTAIPLSAIGGVYFLALRGMPFSISAGVGFIALFGVAVLNGIVLISEFNRLKKNGITNTSRIVLIGTKIRLRPVLMTAFVASLGFLPMAISNGAGAEVQRPLATVVIGGLMLATLLTLFVLPILYVLFEHINKDKMKFSKKPNYKKLSVFLLMISFGSYQAQENITYDQALEKAYQQNGTLKNSKLVSDYQEKLKASYLNIPQMEVTGGFGQIQGEETDNSFGISQRFSFPTVYSKRKQMLDAEWSASIISQNLTKTQLTKEVTDVFYRILVLQEKKKVLEYISQLYNNFADKAGLRLKKGEANILEESTAEIQKEQVKVQLNTLENDLNIAKLQLQLLLQSEVPYQPIADQPTINLGLQISEEMVKQHPELQYLQQQIKVGEAEVQLEKSRLLPDLLVGYTNQSMKNINNNRFNSVQVGVGIPLFTKGQRALAKAAQAKIAISENQYQRKEIELKNRLKQQLANYMNQQRIIENYEQKQLPKSDTILKTAQKQMEVGEIDYLDWVILVNQAVKTKADYIDQLEKLNQTGAELQFLISK; encoded by the coding sequence ATGTTAAATAAAATTATTGAGTTTTCTGTAAAGAATAAACTCATCATTGCTCTGTTTACAGTGGGACTTGTACTTTTTGGAGTCTATGAAACCACTAAACTTCCCATAGATGCTCAGCCGGATATCACCAATAATCAGGTTCAGATCATTACAACGGCGCCTTCTTACGGTGCAGCAGATATAGAACGGCTTGTTACGTTTCCTATCGAACAGGCTACCAGCAACATCAGCGGAATTACAGAATTAAGAAGCTTTTCACGTTTCGGACTTTCATTAGTAACGGTGGTTTTTGATGACAATACCGATGTGTATTGGGCACGTCAGCAGGTTCAGGAACGTTTACAGCTCGTCCAGGACAATATACCAGCCGGAATTGGCAAACCGGAATTAGGACCCATTTCAACAGGATTGGGGGAAATTTTCCAGTATGTGGTAAGAGCCAAAAAAGGCTATGAAAATGTATATGATGAAACGGAACTTAGGACAATCCAGGACTGGGTGGTCAGAAGACAGCTTCTGGGAACCAAAGGAGTGGCGGATGTCAGCAGTTTCGGAGGAAAGCTGAAACAATACGAAATTGCCATTAATCCCAATCAGCTTCAGGCATTTAATATCAATATCAATGATGTTTTTGCTGCGCTGGAGAAAAACAATCAGAATACGGGAGGTGCTTATATCGAAAAGAAGGAAACTGTTTTGTTTATCCGGAGTGAAGGGCTTTTGGGAAGCACTGAAGATATCGGAAAAATTCAGGTAGCGGAAACCCAGGAAGGAATTCCGGTGCATATCAAAGATGTAGCCTCCGTAAAGATCGGTTATGCGACAAGGTATGGCGCTATGACTTATAATGACACAGGAGAAGTCTCCGGAGCTATCGTCCTGATGCTGAAAGGAGAGAATGCCAATGTCGTGATCGGGAATATTAAAGAAAGACTGGAAAAGATTCAGGAATCATTACCGGAAGGAGTCGTAATTGAACCTTTCCTTGACCGTGCTAAAATGGTAAACAATACGATCAGTACGGTAAAAACAAACCTGATGGAAGGTGCGCTGATTGTCGTTTTCATTCTTGTTTTATTTTTAGGAAACTTCAGAGCAGGATTACTGGTTGCTTCTGTAATTCCTTTAGCTATGCTTTTTGCCATCATCATGATGAATATCTTTGGCGTTGGAGGAAACCTTATGAGTCTCGGAGCCCTTGATTTCGGACTTATTGTAGACGGAGCCGTTATCATCGTAGAAGCAGTACTGCACCAGCTCGCCCATAAAAAACACTTTGGAAAAGACAATATGCTCAGCAAAAGGGAAATGGATGATCAGGTTTCAGGCTCGGCTACCAAGATGGTTAACAGCGCTGTTTTCGGACAGATCATTATTTTAATTGTGTATCTCCCGATCTTTACACTTCAGGGGATTGAAGGAAAGATGTTCAAGCCTATGGCACAGACGGTTGCTTTTGCGCTGATCGGTGCATTTATCCTTTCTCTGACCTATATTCCGATGATGAGTTCTCTGGTATTAAGCAGAAAAAAGAAAGAAAAAGAAAACATCTCAGACCGTGTGATGGGTAAAGTGGAAACAGGACACCAGAAGCTCCTGATGAAAGCTCTTAAATACAGAAAAACAATAATCCTGAGTGTGTTGATCCTTTTTGCAGGTGCCGTTTTTACCCTTTCCAGAATGGGAGGAGAATTTATTCCGTCTTTGGAAGAAGGTGACTTTGCTGTTGAAATGAGAATCCTTCAGGGAAGCAACATCAACGAAACAAAAAAAGCAACTACGCAGGCCGGGCATATTCTTTTAACGCAGTTTCCCGAAGTAGAAAAAGTAGTGACCAAAATCGGTAGTGCTGAAATTCCTACAGAACCCATGCCCATGGATGCAGGGGATATTATCATTGTTTTAAAGCCTAAAAAGGAATGGACATCTGCCAAAACATTTCCGGAGCTTTCCGATAAAATGAGTAAGGCATTAAGCGTTATTCCGGGATTGACAACCAGCTTCCAGTTTCCTGTACAAATGCGTTTCAATGAGCTGATGACGGGAGCAAGACAGGATGTGGTTTGCAAAATTTATGGTGAAGACCTGGACAGTCTTGCTTCGTATGCAAAAAAGATGGGAAGCATCATCAATACCGTAAAAGGTGCCCAGGATCTTTATATTGAGCCCGTGGTAGGTGCTCCGCAGGTGGTTATTGACTATAACCGTTCTGAACTGTCCCGTTATAATATTTCAGTAGCAGATATCAACAGAGTGATCAACATGGCTTTTGCAGGCCAGACCGCAGGCGCTTTATATGAAGGTGAAAAGAAATTTGACATCGTTGTCCGGATGGATAATGAGCATAAAAAAGATATTACAAGCATTCAAAATCTTCTGGTTCCTACTACTTCGGGAGAACAGATTCCGTTGTCACAACTGGCTAAAGTAGAATTTAAAAACAGTCCGAACCAGATTCAGAGAGAAGATACGAAAAGGAGAATCATTGTAGGTTTCAACGTAAGAGGAAGAGATGTTCAGAGTATCGTGGAAGAACTTCAGCAAAAAGCCGGTAAAAGCCTTAAACTCTCACCGGGATATACGGTTTCGTACGGCGGTGCTTTTGAAAATCTGAATGAAGCTAAAGCCAGACTTGGAGTTGCCGTTCCAATTTCATTAGTAATGATTTTCCTATTGTTATTCTTTGCTTTCGGTTCTGTAAAACACAGCTTGCTGATCTACACTGCCATTCCTTTGTCTGCTATCGGAGGGGTTTATTTTCTGGCGTTGAGAGGGATGCCATTCAGTATCAGTGCAGGCGTAGGGTTTATAGCATTATTCGGTGTTGCAGTACTTAATGGAATTGTTTTGATATCAGAATTTAACCGATTGAAAAAGAACGGAATAACCAATACCAGCAGAATTGTACTGATAGGAACAAAAATCAGGCTTCGCCCGGTTTTGATGACAGCTTTTGTAGCTTCTTTAGGGTTCCTTCCTATGGCCATCAGCAATGGCGCGGGAGCGGAAGTACAGAGACCTTTAGCAACTGTAGTAATCGGCGGTTTAATGCTGGCAACCCTTTTAACCTTGTTTGTACTTCCTATTCTGTACGTCCTGTTTGAACATATTAATAAAGATAAAATGAAATTCTCTAAAAAACCCAACTATAAAAAACTGTCTGTTTTCTTACTGATGATCTCCTTTGGAAGCTATCAGGCTCAGGAAAATATTACTTATGACCAGGCTCTGGAAAAAGCATACCAGCAAAATGGTACTCTTAAAAATTCAAAATTAGTATCCGATTATCAGGAAAAACTGAAAGCCAGCTACCTGAATATTCCCCAGATGGAAGTTACCGGAGGGTTTGGGCAGATTCAGGGTGAGGAAACCGATAATTCATTCGGAATTTCTCAGCGATTCAGCTTTCCGACGGTATATTCAAAAAGAAAGCAGATGCTGGATGCCGAATGGTCTGCCAGTATTATCAGTCAGAATCTGACAAAGACACAGCTTACCAAAGAAGTGACAGATGTTTTCTACAGAATATTGGTTCTTCAGGAAAAGAAAAAAGTGCTGGAATATATCAGCCAGCTGTACAATAATTTTGCCGATAAAGCCGGATTAAGATTAAAAAAAGGGGAAGCCAACATTCTGGAAGAATCCACAGCAGAAATCCAGAAAGAGCAGGTAAAAGTTCAGCTTAATACTCTTGAAAATGACCTGAACATCGCAAAACTTCAGCTTCAGCTGTTACTTCAGTCAGAGGTTCCTTACCAGCCCATAGCTGATCAACCAACGATCAATTTGGGTCTTCAGATCTCTGAAGAAATGGTAAAGCAGCATCCTGAACTTCAATATCTGCAGCAACAGATCAAAGTAGGAGAAGCAGAAGTACAGCTGGAAAAAAGCAGACTGCTTCCGGATCTCCTGGTGGGATATACCAATCAAAGTATGAAAAACATCAACAATAACCGTTTCAACTCCGTTCAGGTGGGTGTAGGAATTCCTTTATTTACAAAAGGGCAAAGAGCTTTGGCAAAAGCAGCACAGGCAAAAATTGCCATCTCCGAAAATCAGTACCAAAGAAAAGAAATTGAACTTAAAAACAGGTTAAAGCAGCAGCTGGCCAATTATATGAATCAACAGCGGATCATTGAAAATTATGAACAAAAACAGCTTCCAAAATCTGACACGATTTTAAAAACAGCACAGAAACAGATGGAAGTGGGGGAAATTGATTATCTGGATTGGGTAATCCTGGTGAACCAGGCCGTAAAAACCAAAGCAGATTATATTGACCAGCTGGAAAAGCTCAATCAGACAGGAGCAGAACTTCAATTCTTAATTTCAAAATAA
- a CDS encoding efflux RND transporter periplasmic adaptor subunit, translating to MHFKNISLYSLALILTVASCSKKEEEKTVYENTKFTKNNENTVHLTEKQIQSVGLTTTTVQDRNMEKLMKLNGKVEIAPSHISLVSSIMGGHIKSINVINGSHFSKGQVLAVVEDPQFIQLQQDYLVTKAQLEAARLNFNRQKDLNTSKASSDKTMQTAQAEYSTLNATLKGLEEKLRIIGINAKGLSTGNIRSKINIYAPFTGFVSKILVSNGQYINPADTLFELINPSGLLLELKVFENDVNDVKVGQEILVYNNQNPGVKSNARIISVVPSIENGGSATAVARLSSVNTEFVKGMYVNAEVNISSRYTMGLPNEAVVSFENKNYVFEDLGKSGYKMIPVAVGISDDQFTEILKADVLKDKKIVQKGAYSLLMMLKNKAE from the coding sequence ATGCATTTCAAGAATATATCTCTATACAGCCTTGCTCTAATTCTCACTGTAGCTTCATGTTCAAAGAAAGAGGAAGAAAAAACGGTTTACGAAAACACAAAATTTACCAAGAACAATGAAAATACAGTTCATCTGACTGAAAAACAGATTCAGTCTGTAGGATTGACAACCACCACAGTTCAGGACAGAAATATGGAAAAGCTGATGAAACTGAACGGGAAAGTAGAAATTGCGCCGTCTCACATCAGTTTGGTTTCCAGCATCATGGGCGGACACATCAAGTCTATTAATGTGATTAACGGAAGCCATTTCAGCAAAGGACAGGTGCTTGCTGTGGTAGAGGATCCGCAATTTATACAGCTACAGCAGGATTATCTGGTGACAAAAGCTCAACTGGAAGCCGCAAGACTGAACTTCAACCGTCAGAAAGATCTGAATACCAGCAAAGCCAGTAGCGATAAGACCATGCAGACCGCTCAGGCAGAATATTCCACTCTGAATGCTACGTTAAAAGGCCTCGAGGAAAAGCTCAGAATTATTGGAATTAATGCCAAAGGACTAAGTACGGGAAATATCAGAAGTAAAATCAATATCTACGCTCCGTTTACAGGTTTTGTAAGCAAAATCCTTGTCAGTAACGGACAATATATCAATCCGGCAGATACTTTATTTGAGCTGATTAATCCATCCGGATTATTGTTGGAATTAAAGGTTTTTGAAAATGATGTAAATGATGTGAAAGTCGGGCAGGAGATCCTGGTCTACAACAATCAGAATCCGGGTGTGAAGTCAAATGCCAGGATTATCAGTGTAGTTCCAAGTATTGAAAACGGAGGTTCTGCAACTGCAGTAGCCAGATTATCATCTGTGAATACTGAATTTGTAAAAGGAATGTATGTTAATGCCGAAGTCAATATCAGCAGCCGCTACACAATGGGACTTCCTAACGAGGCCGTGGTTTCTTTTGAAAACAAAAATTATGTTTTTGAAGACCTTGGAAAATCCGGTTATAAAATGATTCCTGTGGCAGTCGGAATTTCAGATGATCAGTTTACGGAAATCTTAAAAGCTGATGTCTTAAAGGATAAGAAAATTGTACAGAAAGGAGCTTACAGCCTTCTGATGATGCTTAAAAACAAAGCGGAATAG
- a CDS encoding SHOCT domain-containing protein — protein sequence MTKKPLHNFHIPVMGLAYTIDSPIRVAQYGISSVISIIDDEILEKMKNFYNKKFNLDYFGISTKTEDYRARRITAYLDMVDDIVNEKFESFKQEISRNKEALKDFMAMLPNTSDLKNSLQSLIHQKDNWSSQIKSFIESNLNPGSIDVNIMTKVDKDNYHQNEQLPVMYNDAHASLRGFARSKLSSSVVLSAGMNPRLYSYMEEFEDFFPDENGKIKKKIILKVSDFRSAMIQGNFLAKKGLWVSEYRIESGLNCGGHAFATEGMLLGPIMEEFKQKKNDLIQSAHSLMITALEQKGKPVISGPLEMKITVQGGVGTSEEHEFLLANYHVDSVGWGSPFLLVPEATSVDAETRNLLLQSKEQDFYLSNISPLGVPFNTVKGTSNEKLKYEKESKGKYGSSCPKKLLALSKEFSPEGTCTASRKYQDIKLKELYAEKETLTEAEFEKRKAAITDKACLCVGLVNAAYMEQNLEIKGEKQGVVICPGPNIAFFDKEVSLSDMVKHIYGNTNILPDNQRPNMFINELKMYVEYLRKEITDSSVQITHSQTKKWNTFRKNVLEGIKYYQELFKNSSHFRNGLSVINHQLQEYQLQLMAIEIPQVEK from the coding sequence ATGACAAAAAAACCTTTGCACAATTTCCATATTCCGGTGATGGGACTGGCTTATACAATAGACAGCCCGATTCGTGTTGCGCAGTATGGAATATCTTCTGTGATCTCCATCATTGATGATGAAATCCTTGAGAAGATGAAGAACTTTTACAATAAAAAGTTCAATCTTGACTATTTCGGTATCTCCACAAAAACTGAGGATTACAGAGCCAGAAGAATTACTGCCTATCTGGATATGGTAGATGATATCGTGAATGAAAAATTTGAATCTTTCAAACAGGAAATCAGCAGAAATAAAGAGGCATTGAAAGACTTTATGGCTATGCTTCCCAATACTTCAGACCTCAAAAACAGCCTTCAAAGCCTTATCCATCAGAAAGACAACTGGAGTTCCCAGATTAAAAGTTTCATTGAATCCAATTTAAATCCCGGAAGTATTGATGTCAATATCATGACGAAAGTAGATAAGGATAATTATCATCAGAACGAACAGCTCCCGGTCATGTATAACGACGCTCACGCTTCACTTCGGGGATTTGCCAGAAGCAAGCTTTCATCATCAGTCGTACTTTCTGCAGGAATGAATCCCCGCCTATATAGCTATATGGAAGAATTTGAAGATTTTTTCCCGGATGAAAACGGAAAGATCAAAAAGAAAATCATCCTTAAAGTAAGTGACTTCCGTTCTGCCATGATCCAGGGAAATTTCCTGGCTAAAAAAGGATTGTGGGTTTCAGAATACAGGATAGAGTCCGGACTGAATTGTGGAGGCCATGCCTTTGCTACCGAAGGAATGCTTCTCGGACCGATTATGGAAGAATTCAAGCAGAAAAAAAATGATTTGATACAATCTGCCCATTCCTTAATGATCACTGCTTTAGAACAAAAAGGGAAGCCTGTAATATCCGGGCCTTTAGAAATGAAAATTACGGTTCAGGGTGGAGTAGGTACTTCCGAAGAACATGAGTTTTTATTGGCGAATTATCATGTTGACAGCGTAGGTTGGGGATCACCTTTTTTACTGGTACCTGAAGCTACTTCTGTAGATGCTGAAACCCGTAATCTGCTTTTACAATCAAAAGAACAGGATTTCTATCTGAGCAATATTTCTCCATTGGGAGTGCCTTTCAATACGGTAAAAGGAACCTCCAATGAAAAACTGAAATACGAAAAAGAATCAAAAGGCAAATACGGAAGTTCATGTCCTAAAAAGCTCCTCGCTTTGAGTAAAGAATTTTCTCCGGAAGGAACCTGTACAGCCTCCAGAAAATATCAGGATATCAAACTGAAAGAACTTTATGCTGAAAAAGAAACGCTGACAGAGGCAGAATTTGAAAAAAGAAAGGCTGCAATCACCGATAAGGCGTGTCTCTGTGTAGGTTTGGTAAACGCTGCTTATATGGAACAAAATCTTGAAATCAAAGGTGAAAAACAAGGCGTTGTGATATGTCCAGGACCCAATATTGCCTTTTTTGATAAGGAGGTTTCCCTTTCAGATATGGTAAAACATATTTACGGAAATACGAATATTCTTCCCGATAACCAACGTCCGAATATGTTTATTAATGAACTGAAAATGTACGTGGAATATCTGAGAAAGGAAATTACAGATTCATCAGTACAGATCACCCATTCGCAAACCAAGAAGTGGAATACTTTCAGGAAAAATGTACTTGAAGGGATAAAATACTATCAGGAGCTTTTTAAAAATTCTTCACACTTCAGAAACGGATTATCTGTTATCAATCACCAATTACAAGAATATCAACTTCAGCTTATGGCCATTGAGATTCCACAGGTTGAAAAATAA
- a CDS encoding aldo/keto reductase produces MEKRKIKNTDLTIAPINFGGNVFGWTLDEKQSFDILDRFTEAGFNFIDTADTYSWWVNGKGGQSEEIIGKWMKSRNNRNDIVLATKVGSQTKEHGFDISRKHILKSVDESLQRLQTDHIDLYYTHFDDDTTPVEETLSAYDEIIKAGKVRYIAASNLSPERLKASFDAAEKNNLPKYVALQPHYNLVEREGFEQNYAPLADQFDLSVFPYWSLAAGFLTGKYRTEADLAKSARGEGVRKYLNDKGLDVLKALDQVSAKHNTTQGTVSLAWLLSNPLITAPIVSATSASQLETVFNAPKLVLDQEDIDLLNNASN; encoded by the coding sequence ATGGAAAAAAGAAAAATCAAAAACACTGATTTAACGATTGCCCCAATCAATTTCGGAGGGAATGTTTTTGGATGGACGCTGGATGAGAAGCAGTCATTTGATATACTGGACCGTTTTACAGAAGCAGGATTCAACTTTATAGACACGGCAGATACTTATTCATGGTGGGTGAACGGGAAAGGCGGACAGTCTGAAGAAATTATCGGAAAATGGATGAAAAGCCGTAACAACCGTAACGATATTGTTTTGGCAACAAAAGTAGGTTCACAAACAAAAGAACATGGCTTTGATATCAGCAGAAAGCATATCTTAAAATCCGTAGATGAGTCACTGCAGAGACTTCAGACGGATCATATTGATCTCTATTATACCCATTTTGATGACGATACCACTCCGGTAGAAGAAACGCTGTCCGCTTATGATGAGATTATTAAAGCAGGAAAAGTACGGTATATTGCAGCTTCCAATCTGTCTCCGGAACGTCTGAAAGCATCATTTGACGCGGCAGAAAAGAATAATCTTCCTAAATATGTTGCATTGCAGCCTCATTATAACCTGGTGGAAAGAGAAGGTTTTGAGCAAAACTATGCCCCTTTGGCGGATCAGTTTGATTTAAGTGTGTTTCCATATTGGTCTCTGGCAGCTGGCTTTTTAACAGGTAAATACCGTACGGAAGCAGATCTTGCAAAAAGTGCGAGAGGTGAAGGGGTAAGAAAATATTTAAATGATAAAGGACTTGATGTTTTAAAGGCTTTGGACCAGGTAAGTGCCAAGCATAATACCACACAGGGAACCGTTTCCCTGGCATGGCTGTTATCGAATCCATTGATCACAGCACCTATTGTAAGTGCTACGAGTGCATCACAGCTGGAAACAGTATTCAATGCGCCAAAGCTTGTTTTGGATCAGGAAGATATTGATCTGCTCAATAACGCAAGCAACTAA
- a CDS encoding chloride channel protein, producing the protein MKIHNKKKYLSFLKFKRDFQKYGLEKARSYELILHWLNNRLSRNQFLVLSGILVGCTAGLAGVILKTLVHNIHYFITNKVHFEYQILFYIVFPFLGIVLTTMIVLTLFKGQDRKGIGAILYEIAQNSSIVASVKMYSQVIQSAVTVGLGGSAGLESPIAVTGAAIGSNYAQTYRLSYKERTLLLAAGATAGIASAFNAPIAGIMFAFEILLTGVVFTDFIPLVVAAVCGSLLSRILLQEDVLFRFYTRDAFNYKNVPYYLILGIVTGLYARYFVVISQKVEHFIKGLQLSRMRKAMFGGAVLSLLCVLFPPLFGEGYETVKAFTNGNTYSIIENSFFRYFEIGDWTIIIFLVLVLLLKGFATSFTIFSGGNGGNFAPSLFAGGTLGYLFALVCQHLGFTDVPVTNLVLVGMAGAMSGVLYAPLTAIFLIAESSFGYDLFIPLMIVSVISYLIAKWFSPISPELKSLADQGKIFTNKHDKNLLFALRTEDFIDQYSQTINQNASVTELFEMVKNGDKNIFAVVDDSRKLKGVLTLDDIRPYLFNKEIETSQSITQIMKAPPAVLHRENKPLDILQTFDDTGVWNLPVVSENNDFIGFISKSSILMSYRQLLKEYSD; encoded by the coding sequence GTGAAAATTCACAACAAAAAAAAGTACCTGAGCTTCCTTAAATTTAAAAGAGATTTCCAGAAATACGGATTGGAAAAAGCACGCAGTTATGAGCTTATTCTGCATTGGCTGAACAACAGACTGAGCAGGAACCAGTTTCTTGTGCTTTCCGGGATTCTTGTAGGCTGTACGGCCGGCCTCGCAGGAGTGATTCTTAAAACTCTGGTACACAATATTCATTATTTTATTACCAATAAAGTACATTTTGAATATCAGATTTTATTCTATATCGTTTTTCCTTTTTTAGGGATTGTCCTGACTACCATGATTGTTCTGACACTTTTCAAAGGGCAGGACCGTAAAGGAATAGGAGCTATTTTGTATGAGATTGCACAGAATTCCAGCATTGTGGCTTCCGTTAAAATGTATTCCCAGGTGATACAGAGTGCTGTTACCGTGGGATTGGGTGGATCTGCAGGACTGGAGAGTCCCATTGCCGTTACCGGAGCTGCTATTGGTTCAAACTATGCGCAAACCTACAGGCTAAGTTATAAAGAACGTACTTTGCTGCTGGCAGCTGGTGCTACTGCCGGGATTGCTTCAGCATTTAATGCGCCAATTGCAGGGATCATGTTTGCTTTTGAAATTCTTCTAACCGGAGTAGTTTTTACAGACTTTATTCCTTTGGTAGTTGCAGCAGTCTGCGGAAGTCTCTTGTCAAGAATTTTACTTCAGGAAGATGTGCTTTTCAGGTTTTATACCAGAGATGCCTTCAATTATAAAAATGTTCCCTACTATCTTATTTTAGGGATTGTTACAGGTTTATATGCCCGTTATTTTGTGGTTATTTCTCAAAAAGTGGAACATTTCATAAAGGGACTTCAGCTTTCAAGAATGCGTAAAGCGATGTTTGGAGGCGCTGTTCTTTCGCTGTTATGCGTTTTGTTTCCACCTTTATTCGGGGAAGGGTATGAAACCGTGAAAGCCTTTACAAACGGGAATACCTACTCTATTATTGAAAACAGTTTTTTCAGATATTTTGAAATCGGTGACTGGACGATTATCATATTTTTAGTTCTGGTTCTGCTTTTAAAAGGTTTTGCTACTTCTTTTACCATATTCAGTGGTGGAAACGGAGGGAATTTTGCCCCGTCTCTTTTTGCCGGCGGAACTTTAGGGTATTTGTTTGCACTGGTATGCCAGCATCTGGGATTTACAGATGTTCCTGTGACCAATCTTGTTCTGGTTGGAATGGCCGGAGCAATGAGCGGTGTACTGTATGCCCCGCTTACTGCAATATTTCTGATCGCAGAATCCAGTTTCGGATATGATTTGTTTATCCCGCTAATGATTGTTTCCGTGATATCTTATCTTATTGCCAAATGGTTCTCACCAATTTCTCCGGAACTGAAATCTTTGGCAGATCAGGGAAAAATATTCACCAATAAACATGATAAAAACCTGCTCTTTGCTTTAAGAACGGAGGATTTTATTGATCAATACTCTCAGACCATCAATCAGAATGCTTCGGTTACGGAACTGTTTGAAATGGTAAAGAACGGAGATAAAAATATTTTCGCTGTTGTAGATGACAGCAGAAAGCTGAAAGGAGTGCTTACCCTGGACGATATAAGACCTTATCTCTTTAATAAAGAAATAGAAACTTCCCAATCGATCACTCAGATTATGAAAGCACCACCGGCAGTTCTTCACCGTGAAAATAAGCCACTGGATATTCTCCAGACTTTTGATGATACCGGTGTCTGGAATCTTCCGGTAGTGAGTGAAAATAATGATTTTATAGGATTTATTTCTAAATCATCTATATTGATGAGCTACAGACAGCTTCTGAAAGAATACTCTGATTAA